CCTCCGGTCCGGGGGGCGCCGAGTTATCCTCGTCGGTTGCTGAGGCAAGCTCGATGGCGTACTCCGCGCCGGCAGCGCCAAGCCCCTCGTCGCCGTCGTCGCGCAAATTCGTCAGCGCCAGCGCCGCGCCGCCGAGATGCAGCCCGACCGCCGTCACCGCGGCAATCACCCAGAGCCGCTTCGACGTCCGCAGATCGAGATCGGGGTTGGTGGACATCGCTGCTCGCCGTCAGGGTTTGGCCGGCTCGGCCTGCGCCGCCGCGGGCGCGCCCGGCACGCCCTCGAGCGCGACCAACTTGACATGCGTGTAGCCACCGGCGCGCAACAGCTCCATCACGCCCATCAGCTCGCCATAGGGCACCATGCGATCGGCGCGCAGGAAGACGTATTTGTCCCTGGTCATGTCGGGCACCGCATCGAGCGAATTGACGAGGTCGGCCCGCTTCACCGCGTTCTCGCCGATCGCCAGCGTCAGGTCGGGCTTGATGCTGACATAAGTCGGCTTGTCCGGCTTCTTCTGCGGCGTCGCGCTGGAGGTCGGCAGATCGATCGGCAGGTCGACGGTCGAGAGCGGCGCCGCCACCATGAAGATGATCAGCAGCACCAGCATCACGTCGATGAACGGCGTGACGTTGATCTCGTGGGATTCCGCGAAATCGTCGTCGCCGTCGTTCTCGGAGATCGAGACTGCCATCGCCTACTCCGCCGCCGCGGCACGCGGATGTGCGGCGCGCGGAACGTCACCATGGGTGCGGTCGAGATCGCGCGACAAGAGCCGTCCCGCCGCGCCCGAGGCGCGGTTGACGAGCTCGAGATAGACCTTCGTGACGCGCGAGAAATGGTTGTAGATGATGACCGCGGGGATCGCCGCGACGAGGCCGATCGCGGTGGCGAGCAGCGCTTCCGCGATGCCCGGCGCCACCACGGCAAGGTTCGTCGTCTGCGACTTCGAAATGCCGATGAAGCTGTTCATGATGCCCCAGACCGTGCCGAACAGGCCGACGAACGGCGACGTCGCACCGATGGTCGCGAGCAGGCCCATGCCGACGCGGATCTTGCGGGCCTCGGCGCGCACGATCTCGGCAAAGCTCGACGCGGCACGCTCCTTGATGCCGGCATCGCTGGAGATGCCCGCCGACAGCCGTCCCTCGCGCATCGCCGCCGCAATGAACGACGACAGCACGCTGCCCTTGGCACCGAGCGCGAACTGCGCCTCCGCCAGCGACCGCGATTCAGCGATCTTGGCGAGCGCGCCGCGCAGCTTGCTCTGCGCCACGGTCAGCTCGACCATCTTGGCGATGAACACCGTCCAGGTCACGAGCGAGGCGAACGCAAGACCGAGCATCACCGCCTTCACGATGATGTCGGCGTTCAGAAACATGTTCCACGGCGACAATTCGTGCAGGCCGGTCGAGGTCGACTTCAGCACCTTGCCATCGCCGCTCGCCGGCGCGGCCGGCGACGCATCGATCGCGGTCGGTGCCGGAGCCGCCGCGGCAGGTGCCGGCGCGGCCTGAGCTTGCGGGGCCGCGGGCGCGGTCGAGGCAGCCGCCACTGGAGCGGCAGCCGGTGGTTGCGCCACGGGGACCGACTGAGCCCGGGTCACGGGCTGCCCGGCAGGCGCCGTTTGCTGCTGCGCCGAAGACGGCGCGGCCAGCATCAGCATCGCCAGCGAGGCGATCAGGGCGGATGCGGCGGGGAACTTGAATGTCATCATCAGTTACACTTCAGCCCAGTGACGGATCAGGTTGTGATAAATCCCGGTCAATTTGACCGTTTCAGGGTCGTCGCGGCCCAGCCGCTCCACCAGAGCCTGGATCGCTGTATCGAGATCGAAGATCAGGCTGCGCGCGTGGGCATCCCGTACCATGCTCTGTAGCCAGAAAAAAGACGCTACCCGCGTCCCCCGCGTGACCGGCGTGACCAGATGCAAGCTGGACGCAGGATAAACCACGAGATCGCCTGCCGGCAGCTTGATTTCATGCGACCCGTAGAGGTCTTCGATGACGAGCTCGCCGCCATCATAGTCCTCCGGCTCCGATAAAAACAGCGTGACCGACAGGTCGGTGCGGATCCGCATGCCCGTCAGCCTGTCGCCCCGCACCGCATTGTCGACATGCAGGCCGAAATGGTGCCCGTCGCTTGCGGCATAGCGGTTGAACAAGGGTGGAAAGATTTGAAGCGGAATCGCCGCCGAGATGAAGCGCGGGCTCGCCGACAGCGCCGACAGGATCCGGTTGCCGAGCAGCCTGGCGACCTCGCTGTCGGGCGGCAACTGCTCGTTGCGCTTGACCATCGCGGACGCAGCCCCCGCGGTCGAGCGGCCGTCCTCCCAATCGCTGGCGTCCATGATGCGGCGGAAGTCCGCCACATCAGCCTTGTCCAATACGTTGGGAATACAGACCAGCATCTTGTGCCGCGAAGCCTCCGTCAGTAACGCGCAGAAACGACCAGATACGCCGCGCGTCCCGGCGCTTCGAGCACGAACGGCGCC
This Bradyrhizobium sp. CCBAU 53421 DNA region includes the following protein-coding sequences:
- the exbD gene encoding TonB system transport protein ExbD produces the protein MAVSISENDGDDDFAESHEINVTPFIDVMLVLLIIFMVAAPLSTVDLPIDLPTSSATPQKKPDKPTYVSIKPDLTLAIGENAVKRADLVNSLDAVPDMTRDKYVFLRADRMVPYGELMGVMELLRAGGYTHVKLVALEGVPGAPAAAQAEPAKP
- the exbB gene encoding tonB-system energizer ExbB; this encodes MMTFKFPAASALIASLAMLMLAAPSSAQQQTAPAGQPVTRAQSVPVAQPPAAAPVAAASTAPAAPQAQAAPAPAAAAPAPTAIDASPAAPASGDGKVLKSTSTGLHELSPWNMFLNADIIVKAVMLGLAFASLVTWTVFIAKMVELTVAQSKLRGALAKIAESRSLAEAQFALGAKGSVLSSFIAAAMREGRLSAGISSDAGIKERAASSFAEIVRAEARKIRVGMGLLATIGATSPFVGLFGTVWGIMNSFIGISKSQTTNLAVVAPGIAEALLATAIGLVAAIPAVIIYNHFSRVTKVYLELVNRASGAAGRLLSRDLDRTHGDVPRAAHPRAAAAE
- a CDS encoding Fe2+-dependent dioxygenase, which encodes MLVCIPNVLDKADVADFRRIMDASDWEDGRSTAGAASAMVKRNEQLPPDSEVARLLGNRILSALSASPRFISAAIPLQIFPPLFNRYAASDGHHFGLHVDNAVRGDRLTGMRIRTDLSVTLFLSEPEDYDGGELVIEDLYGSHEIKLPAGDLVVYPASSLHLVTPVTRGTRVASFFWLQSMVRDAHARSLIFDLDTAIQALVERLGRDDPETVKLTGIYHNLIRHWAEV